In Dryobates pubescens isolate bDryPub1 chromosome 12, bDryPub1.pri, whole genome shotgun sequence, the genomic stretch CATGGATTGATCTGCACTTCTCAGTAGTGAATAAAGATACTTCTGAATTTCTGCAAAACCATTTACACCCAGAATAAGCATGTATAGGGTTTCTTATGTTTACCTCACATAGTATTATACATACAAGCAAAGCATGAAATAGCCCAGGAGTCATTGTTATTCTGTAGGTTTCCTACTACCATGCtaactgcagagctgagctgcgcACCCACTTCCACTAAATAGCAGCCTATTTGCAGCACTAAGCTGTTTATTGATTTTACAATTTCTAAACTTACAGAAGACACTGGCTTTCCACATTAAAAAAAGTGTAGCAGGCACCCTGGAGACATTACAGTGTACATAACCTAGTGCATATAAACTTCTAGCCCCATGATTAGACCCAATGTGGTATCTATTCATGTGCGTAAGCTCACAAGCGATCTTAAATGGTCAGAGAACAGGCTTCCAGTGCCTTATGGCATTTTGTTTCTCCTTACTAACATGCAAGGAAACCATTATTGTTTGAAGTTTGAAAAGTATGTCAAAAACTATTCTGTTAAAGTAGCTGTATGGAAGGACGGTAAGAGACAGACTGGCATTATTTCCTATGATGATTTTACAACTGAACTGCACTGAACTCATGTCAGGAAAAGGATTTTTGCTGAGTAAAGTATCTGGATATGGTACCTGGTTAAGTGCTACTCCTACCAGACTGAAATAATGATGAAAAACACCCAGACACCCCTTGACCTCCCCAgttaaaaaaaggcagcaagaaaattaaaaccaaaacaagaccaACAAACAAGACAATTATCTCAATAAACAAGAGAAATTCAGCTCTTCTCTCAAAATCTGTCATCAGATCTGGCCAGAGCATATTTTATGAAGACAACAACTGCTTGTCTCTAGTTGATCCCTGTCAGTAATACAAGCATAGTAATTtgaaagagcagcagaacaATTATATAAACATAAGTCCATTCTTAATGCTGAAACACTAACAAAAGCTCTGTTTCACTCTCTTTCCTACCTCCTTCCCACATGTCAAAACATTTTGTTGATGTAACTGCTCCTGTTTTATCTGTAATAAAAGTTGTGTAAATATGAGCAAAATGATTAATTCACCATACACAGCATTTTCAACTAGAGCTAGGCATCTCTTAATTTTGTGTATTACTTGGTTTCTGAGTTTTCTTtcgtttaattttttttaagttggAAGGAATATAAAATAAGCTAAGTTTAAGATTTGGGGAGAATCTTCATATAGTCTCTGAATCCTTTCATATAGTCTCTGAATTGTCAAATGTGACCTAAGCATTTTTATTACTTTCTGTTTTAAAGTAGGAATTCAATTTCCTCTGTGCTTCCATGTTTTTATATCTGTATATACTATAATAGGTCACAACCACAAACAGGGAAATTGGTTAAGCCTAAGGCTATTTGAATGAGCTTAATACCATTCTGTGCAAGCTTTCATACCATTTGAATCTCAGTGGACAGAAACTCAACACTCATCATTACTACATCAGAAGTTGGGCATGCAAACAATTAGTCATTCCAAAACACTTTGGTTActactgttcagtctggagaagagaaggctctgaggtgacctaattgtggccttccagtatctgaagggggcctacaagaaggctggggagggacttctcaggaaatcaggtagtgataggactagggggaatggaatgaagctggaggtggggagattcagcctggatgtgaggaggaagttcttcaccatgagagtggtgaagccctggaatgggctgtccagggaggtggttggggcaccgtccctggaggtgtttaagaccaggctggatgaggctctggccagcctgatctagtctgtggtgtccctgcccatggcaggggggttggaactagatgatccttgtagtcccttccaaccctgactgatactatgataccattCCTCATTGATTTTGCAGCTGTTTAGCTGGCTGTCTTTGTTTAAACAAGACATGTACAACTGGGTACTCTTTTCAAATGTCTAAATCCATGGCAACTATATTAACTGATTTTCATTATCCATGACCCATATCCATGCTACATGAGTGAATCTTTTCCCATTTAGAGTGCATGAGCTTGGTTGTAGTGAAAGATTCATCAGTTCCTGATTCATTTCTGGCTTCTCTTTGATCCACATATGGGAAAATCATGAAGACAAATTCTTTTGAGCATAGTATTCTAAATGGCATGTTTAGGTGGCAAAAATCTGTCAGTGGTAAAACAACATTGTAGAATGGGGCTTCTTCTGAACAATAatcacaaaaaaaaggaaaagactgTCGTGAGGACTGCAGAAGTcaacaaaattattttcttttgttattttggGCTTAATAGCTCTGTCTTCCTTCTTACAAAAGATTGTATTCCTTCACTCACAGAACGAGTTATGGAATAAAACAGGATAAACATTGAGCAAACTCATTAGCTTGACTGATCTGATTAGAGGACGTGGAAAGTATGTCTCACTATAAATCAGTCTGAAACCATGGACACATTTACTTGCAGGTGGAGATGAAAGAGTAGCTAAAATGACTATGTGTGATAAATGAAATGACTCTTTAAAAATGTGTACAATTTGATTCATCACTCTTTTTCCTCACTAATATGCAAAGAAAATACTAGTTCCCTACTACCATTTGCTACAGCCTTGCTTATGCATCCAGGATGAGtatttgtcctcttgttctacaaCTGTATATTGAAAACTAATTTTTAACTGTTTACCTATTGTAAGCAAGTTTTCATGATTCCTTATTGGGAAAAAATTGCAGTAgataactgggaaaaaaaatggaacaaaTTCCTGTCTTTGCTAACCTAACCCAGCATGCAGGTTTAGACAAGGTCAAGATCTTGCTTAGCAATACTGAGACAAAGAAATGGAATATAACTGTTTTGTGATCAAAGTCAACCTGCCTATGCATTTGAACtcactttcttcccctccctccacaaCATTTAGGCATTGATTTTTCTCAGGCTCCATTACTGAATACCTGGAACTTCATCATTATTCCCATTCATCTAAATTAAAATGGTGCCTCCAGATCTGGAATAAACCTTTCCAATGCCATCAAACCATCACCTTTCCAATAGCTCCTACTATAGGTGAAGACATAGAATGGCAATCTAATATTGATCAAGCTTTGAGTTTGTCTTTCTCTGCACTGACAAAGCCTGGAAAAGCAATTTGTACCTTGGTTGTACCTTGGGGCAGAACTGCAATCCTCAGTTACTGCTTGCCCCTTATCTGTAGGACAATAGATGTCTTTTATCACGCACTGAACCTGAAATTTGAGACTTTCTGCTGGAGAGCGTGGATATTTTTGCTATGCTACATAAGCAGCAGTTCTTTTATCTAATAAAATATACATATACTTCCATGTacacattttttattttattatactGATTATGAACACATTTCTTTTGTTTATCCAGGAGACTACTTCCCTCAAACACAGATTTGTTGTTCTTATATTTACCATGAATTAAATTTGGaactttttccccttcctttttcttccataCTTAGCTAGTAAAAAAtacttgaaaacaaacaaacaaaccagccctGAAAACTCTATCTCCCTAAGGACCTTTGTAAATTACTGCAGTACAAAAGTATGTCTCTCTGTAACATTATTTCTCTTACTTACAATTCACAACGGCAATGTTTATACCTCTTCCAGCATTACCCTTCTCTCTGCTTATGAGCCTggaattaaaataaatacagtaTCAGCAGAATGCATCTGTCCAGAACTCTTATCAAAATTACATTTACCAGTGCTAAGTCATGTTTTCTTCAGTTATTTAATTCAAGACTTTAGTAAACAAGAGCTATAGCTTAAAAATCCTGCACATTATTTCAGTGCTTCAATGATACACAATGAGTCTTTCAAAATGAGCTAGGTCAAGAAAATACTTGAAACACATGCAGCCAGAAGGATACAGTAGTAAAAAAACCTAAGATAAAATGTGGGTTTGTGGCAGTGTTAGGCATGGACCACCCTAAACAAAGATTACTGCAAGGCTTTGAAGTCACTCTGTCCAGTTTTAAAAGCCATGAAGGACCCTGACTTTCAGAAGGTGTTGACCATTGAACATACTAAAAATAGTACCATGAAAACTGGAAATTAAACTTGAAACTAACAGCTGAATGCAGCTTATGTAGAGGAACAAATTAAATAACCTGAGATTtggtacttaaaaaaaaagctataaaaaagaattaaaatactGTCAGATATATTCTGAAGTTTATCACAAAAATAGAAGCCCTTTGGTAGGAGCTTTCCTGCCACTAGTGAACTAAAATGCAACACCTTTCTTCACGCTACAAAGCACTTGCCTAGATTTATAGTCTGGTACTCACAGCTCATCCTCAAAACAAATTTTAGGTGCACTGTCTTTGCCAACACCACTAAGAATCCGATAGGCgtagtgcccaggtgggcagggCGACCAGTGATCACACTTCTGCCTTTTTGGGACTGGGGCTGCAATAACAAAGatgagaaaatgttttcttggaTGCTGCATAAACGATTTCTACATGGAAAGAATCACTTAATGCCAACATGCTAAGCTCATACATAGACAAAAGCCAACCCTGCCAGGTTTCAAATATTCTGGTGACACTATCACAAATTTGCCTGAGCTGAATTACCATTGACTTACAAACAGCTGCTACGACTAAGAGAAGGCTTATATAGGAGAAAATGCCCTATATAGTATGATGTGCTTTGAATCTAGAGCTATTATTGTTGGACAATGTCCAGAAAGGGTCAACAAAGCTGATAAAGAGACTAGAAAACAAGTCTTAGGAAAgaccactgagggaactgggattgttcagtctggaggaggctgagatgcagagacctcatggctctctacagctatctgaaaggTCACTTCTCtgtagtatcaggtgatagaaagagagaaaatatccTGAAATTGTGCCTTGGAAGGTTTAGAATGGTGAGTGGACAGTCTTTGgaataagttgcccagggaagtggtggagtcagtgtccctggaggtgttcaagaaatgtgtggacatggcatttcaagacatggtttaatggccatggtgatcttaggttgatggttggactcaagaattttagaggtcttttccaaacacaatgattctctgattatgTTGTGCTGTTTCATAAAAGGAAACAAGGGCTCGAGGCAGGAAGATACCTACACCAATAGGTTACAGTTAATGGCTATCATTCTAATTTCAAGCCTTTTTCATGATGATAAGATAGTCAATGAATAAATAAGAAAATAGATTTGAGAAAAACTCATGCATGGAGCCATCTAGTCAGATTAAAGGAATGAAATAACAAGGATGTAATCACAGAGTTTGGTTAGTGATTAAACAATTTACCACAACTGTAAAGCACATGTGACAGAGTCAAGCTGCACCTTTGCTTATACACCAGCAAACAAATAGTTTTCTTCCATTATTATTCAATCAGTTTATTTCCACACTATCAAATATAGGCCAAAATTCTGTTTCTTCAAAGACAGCACCTAGAAACTACCTCAGAGTTTCACTAATTCACTTTACAGAGCCAGCTTCATTCTTACAATAGCACATACCAACTGATTTACCAGGTAATAAGACATGTGTCACATAAATATGCAATACCAGAtataacaaaaggaaaaaaaaaacaaaacaaagaaaaacgtACCCCTTAACACTGGTTTCTTCCCAATGTCTTGAAGATTAGCAATAGATCTTGCTACTCTCTGGGTGGGTACAAGATCAGCAAGTAAGTATCCCACGTACAAACTAGCCAATGATGCcaacagcagccctgcaaaTTTCACAAAATCTgccaaggaaaaaagaagaagaacaaaACCCATGGAGATATAAGGATGTATTCATAAGGCTGTTTTCATAGCACCACATACAATCTTGTATTTTTTCTGTCGCTGCTACACAAATTGGCTATTTTATTTCTGATACACTATGCTAACAATAGTCTTCGGAGATGTGGCAAGAGAATATTTGTCACATTCCCATCTCTGACAGtcccttttctttctaaaaTTTTATCTTCAAGCAGAAAACTCCCCCTAAGACTCGCCTCAAATCACATCCCTAATACCCAAAAGAAAGTTCAACTTAATCCTACTCTGAAAAGTAAGTAGCAGATACTACACATGATTATACGGTTAGTAGGCAGTTACTATTGATTTTCTGCAGTGCAGACACTACAGAAATGGTTTTAAATGTTGATCTTACAGGGAATTCCCTCCACCCACCCTTTTGACACACTGCAAAATCCCTCCACCCACCCTTTTGACTTGCTGGATACAAAGAAGTGAAGAAGGCCCAAATCATCTCATTCACATAATGGCTGCGTTCAAACACAACTAAGGACTGTTCCACCATCTCTCAGTTATATCACACTTTCCATTGACTGTAtcagcagcacatctacacACTATAAGAACAACAGGATGCACAATTCTCCTGATTATAGGAAAACATACATTTGATACTGGGTATCTCCTCTTGCTCAACAGAAACACTAACATGCATTTCTGTTATAAACGAAATGCACTAGTTAGCATTATGGTGCTAAACAAGGAAACATCAAAGTGCAATGGTGAACCTGGATGTTTTGATGCCATTTCCTGATCTGTAAAGAAATGTGTCCTCTAACATAAGTATCTGTAACAGTGAAAAAGACAAATTTTTATTCTCGTAGGCCTGAAAAACAAGTGCAACACAACCAATATCCAAAATTATCCAGCATGTTCACTTTGCCAGCTTTCTAGAAAACACTGAATATTATCTAGACTAAATCTTCCCTATAACAGTTTAAACTCAAGACAACATCCATTTTCTTCTTGGAACTGCTTTTTATAAATATTAACATTTCTGCCCTATcccttctccagaataaaaccAGTTTTATTCAGTTTTCTCCTCAGGTCCCATTTTTTGCAGGTCATATCACTCTCCTGTGATTTCTGCCCAAATGGTTTGTGTCTTTTACTGCAGAATGGACATGCTAGTCCAAAACACTTGTTCTGAAGGCTCTACTTCTGGTTAGTCaagttttttggttggttttggtttgttttttttggtattaGGACTAAATTCATTGACTTAGCTTCTGTTTACAATGCACCATAAAGACCAAATCTTTCTTCTAGCAAAGATTTTGCCTCATTAGCTACTCCTCATACGGTATTTGTGCAGGTAGTCATTCCTGCATTCTActtagctttaaaaataaaaagactaATAAAACACTGCCAGAAACACAGACTAGTAAAGCTAGCACTGAGCAATACAGTCATCTAAAGTCCCCTTTCtttataacaacaacaaaagtaacAAGTGGCCCTCAAATCATCTTTCCTAAATGAAGCACAGTCATACTTTAACCTTTGTGTAAAAAAATCCCAGTTTCTTGTTTCCTGGAtccataaaaaagaaaattaaaaaaaaaaagggggggaacaCAACAACAATAAACCAAAGTTGTGTGTCATTGTATTTAGGAATTGTGCTTGTATTTGTGTGACTATAAGGGAGATAATGTGGGAAACGTGCTGTATTTTCAAAGGATTGAGAAAGATACAACAGATCTTCACAGCAACAAATTTCCCAATTATTACCTCAGTCTAAGAGAAATGTCCCACTCTACCACAAATTGCAGTGCAAACCTGCACTGAATGAATATGGACAATTACTCCAACATCTCATTCATGCAGTGAATGCAAACATGACATTGACTAAGTTCACATGCACAAAACAGAAAGCTGCAGAACTTAATGCAACTTaactcactttaaaaaaaaaagaaattaaaaaaataatacataaaATAGATTGAATTTGTAAAGGAGACCAAGTTTCAAAAACAAAATTCAGGAAAAATTAAGTGAAAACTACAGCATATTTATTTACAGATTTTAGTGAGGTTTTTTTTGGAGGGTGGGGTACCTCACCAAGATCTATGAAACCATCAGGTTTGGGGttgctttttctgttgttggtttAGTAGAATTATCATTACAATGATTTGGCCCTGTTTTTTCATCAAAAGTAGTGAGCAATTCTGTTTCTCAACAGTGCAGCCTTTTAActaagcagaagaaaaagcacTGAAATGCCCAGCTTCTGTTACTGTGGTCCGTATTTTAAACTGCAAGTTTCCTAatgatgaacagaaaattctcattaacagaataaccaAGTAGACAAGAATTTTCCTCGTTAGCtgaatgctggaatgcagggagggggagaggagttggcagacagcctctgcatagataaggaaGAGCAGGATTTTTTAGTGATTTACTTCTGCTAGTCCTAGACAAGATGGTTTTTGTATTAGATAATGGACACCTGGACTTTTCTGCAAAATATTGACATACCTCTGTCATGACAAATAGACAACTTTTTGTATAAAGGTTTGCCCAAAACTGTCTGAAGACACACAGGCCTTTTGAAATTATTCTACCTGTGTCCGGcgctgaaatagaagcataatacaagaaaCTTGCTGAGTCTCTTGTGTACCTTTCTCTAAGTCACTAAAGGATTTCTAAAATATGCCTTTAAGGGTTTAAGGAAGACATTCGCCAAGTTTGTACTTAGTTCTCAAAACTGTCATAGAATACTTTTCACTGCCAGGCAATCTgcagtttttctttcttggaTTCAGAAGGCGCTGGGGGGCTGTGCACTGACCCCGGCTGCTGGGCCTGCCTGGGTCTCTCAGCTTCACTGAGGTTACAACCCTGGCACACGCAGGCATAAAACCCTATACAACAGCTGCTAAcgtaaaaacaacaacaaacaaacgaaCCGAAACTTTTCTTGATAAAAAGAGAAACACACTTAAGATGAGAATTTAGATTAATCCGACCTAAGAAGCTGGGCGTCATGCACCTTTCAGATTCCGGCTAGGGCCCAGACGCGGGGTCCGGCACTGCCCTCTCTAAAGCCTGTCCGCAGGCTCTGTCCCCTCTCGCCCCGGGTTAGAGGACACTGTCAAGAACAACCCTGCCGCCCCCATCCCGCGATGAGGGGCCTCTGGCCGGCCGGCCAGCACCCTCGGGGCGCCCACCTGAGGAAGGCGCAAGGCGGGAGCGAGTCGccggcagccctgccaggggcaccGGACGGCGACACCGGCACCCTCTGCGCCCCTCTCCTCAACTGGCGGGGTGAGCCCCTAGCGCTCTGAGGCTGCTACTCACTTGGCCGGCTCTGCCACATTATTCATAACGGAGGCGGACTGCTCGCccttctgcccctgcccctgctcctcctcctcgttCTTTCTCGCCTTATTCTGTGGCCACCGCGACAGCGCGCGAAGGGGAGCGACCGCCCCTCAGCACCGCCCCGGTGCCGCTGGCAGCTCTGTAGGGCAGCGCAGTGCCAGCCGAGCACCGCACACCGCTGCCCTGGGCGCTCTCCTCTGATGGGGAAGCCACAGGCTGGCTGCCGAGGAAGGCGGCGGCTGAGAGCAGGAGATAGCCCTGTAGGTGCCATTGCCCGGGTGAGGCGCGGGGCACCTCGGGGGAGTGGAGCTGGGCACGGCCACagtcacagcacagccaggcaggcacGGCGGCCCTTGCGGGTGCCCGGCCCCTTTGTAGTTTGCTGGTGTCAGGAGGGACCGGCTGGCATCAATGCCTCATGTTACTTCTTtagcaaagggaaggaaaggcagggaaagaagagcctggcacagggcgcAGGTGCTCTGGAGGAAGAAAGGGCATGTACAATTAGGGGGAAGAGGATTTATCCACCAAGCCATGCCCCTTTTGAGCCAAGGGGATGGGGCAGTAGATGCCCTCTGAAATTCAAACATAAGAGGTAAGGCTAAAAGCTGTTTTCCCCCAAATATCAAAACAAACCAGTTATTTTAAGTCTGCTGAACCCAACCTGGAAAGGCTCTTTCTCTGGCCATTACCAGGGTCTGTGTGGTGTTTTAAATAAGGTCACGGGGCCCCATTGGAGCCGCCTCCTCTTTCCTCCACCCACTGCCACAGCACTAAGATGAGACAAGCCCTACCATGGACACCAGGCTGAGGCCATGGTTCATCTTGTGGTGGGCTCTGATGAAGCTGTAAGCAATGCATTGTGCACCCTCACCTGGATGTTTTCTTCCCCTTGTGGTAGCTTGGTCAGTTCTTGATTCCCATTGCCCCACAAAAAATACCTGGCACTGCTTGTATCCCCACTTCTCTCCCACTCTCCAGCATCCTGGGCCAGATGCAATGAGTATAGAACGACGACCGTGCTGGCAATACACATTTTCTAGTCTATGTCAGATAACATGAGACAAAGGCATTGCCCATCATAAACATGCTGTTCTGTTTTTAAAACCCCCAGTTTCCAATGTGTTGTGGTTGGTAAGCCTCTGTGGACGCCGAGTCTTACCAGCACTGGTCACCCCTGACCCTGAACCAAGAAATTAGATCTCGCAACAGGGACAGCTTCTAAAGACTGAAGTAGCCACTCAAATATGTTCAGGAAACTGAACTGAAGAAACTGAAGACCTCCAAGTTGGGCAAAACTAAAATAAGGAAGATAGTGGTTTTGAAAATGGCTAAAACCGTTATTTGTCTGTAAGACTGTATGATTTGGATTCTCTTATTTCCTCTGCCTTAATTCGTGCACTGAAATGATGTTTAGTTACCAAACAGATGAATAAAGTCCTGCAGGAGGGCACATATAGGACTGCAGCCAGACTGATGCTTTTGCCTTCCTCCCAGGATACCCATGAAAACTATAAATATTTCCAGTCCCTGGAGAGGAGACATTTCTTGTCCTTGTCTATGAGTGGAATAGTGTACTGTAGGTAAATACGAATTGCAGGTAAAACCTAAGGGAGTAATTGCTGCTGGTTATTTTCAAACACACTAGAGCATGCAAATGAAAAGCAGCATCCAATGAACCTTAGGTGTGTGAATAATTACAGTGGTGATATGGGtcaaataaaaaattaaaaacagagGCCAAAAAAGGAGTTATGAGTGGGCAAGGGAAATTAGGGACAACACACCTCTGGGTTACTTTTGCAAATATATAATTATTTCTGCAGGAAATGTTATCCTGCAGGATGGCACATCAGAAAATTACATCTCTTCTAGTAAGTGACTGAAACTATTGAAGAGTGCATTTCTAGCCTTTAGAGTAAAAAATATACTACAGTTCATGGTAGCCAAATGAAAAATACTGCTACCCTGctacctttccccccccccccccttttcttttctttttaaagaagaaaaattagcCAGGATTCAGAATaacttattttaaaaataaatgtattgcAAGAGCATTGGTGGGTCACAGAATGAATGAATAAAAATTGTAAGCCCCCACGGGCCTTGTCACTACCTCAACACCTTACTGTGAAAGAAACCCCCATCAGTGCCTATTGGGGAACTGCTATTTCATCTGCTTTTGCCCACAAGAAAAATACAAGAGGTTATTTCAATTTCATGTCTGCCTAAGCTACATTAAACTACATGCCAGCATCTACTACAAAGCCAGGCCACAAAGTACTTGGTTTGCTTGCCTGCCAAAGGCCAAGGATCCAGTGGTCTCTAGCTGAGGAATCTTTCCTACCAAAAGACTAGGAAACTTTAAAATGCTTTATTTACTTCAGTAAAGTAACTATCTCAGTTTTGTGTCTGGAAAAGAAATGCAATACTGTTCTTTCTTCAGTAATTAATCATAGATGTGGGATGCAGAACACTTTTGGAGTATCATTTCTGTTCTTATTCTGTAACCGTTCTGTGATTTGAAAGCTTAGAGAAAAACTTTCAAAACATTAATCTTCACTCTCAATGCTCACAAAGCTGTAAGATCCTTTGGTGATAAGCCACACAGGAAATCTACTCAGGAAACAAATTACTCTTGCAGCCACTAAATGGAACAGGTGAATGTACGTACCGCTGTGCTTATGTATTAATCATATTTTATCATCACAAAAGTCATAGTCCTTAGGAGAAGTTTATGGGCATTTGCTAGCACTAAAAGTACAGCAGAGCAcatctgtggtagttttaggctatacctttaaaatttagctgcagattttgagcaggaaagtagaaaaatataaataaatcactactgggtgtaaaaagtaaaacaaaatattattctaaataaattcattggataaatgtctgggataagagaagcagtatcataacaattcttcacattttccatttcccattcctcttctcttctgatctcggctggtttgctttgctcaggagagagatATCATGCTTCTGGCTAGCCTTGGGATAAGTCTAACttactgctttctctctcaagctctctctctctcttgggacagggaagttggaggggggggggtgcaGTAGAACAGCTTCCTGGGTcttttgaccagggggggtttcatgttgtttgctaattgtaaatgtTTGTAtaattttgtaaatactgtatattttgcacctattcattgcattccattgtagagtgtagtttttacttataaatacagcttcatct encodes the following:
- the FAM3B gene encoding protein FAM3B, with product MTPSFLGRINLNSHLKCVSLFIKKSFDFVKFAGLLLASLASLYVGYLLADLVPTQRVARSIANLQDIGKKPVLRAPVPKRQKCDHWSPCPPGHYAYRILSGVGKDSAPKICFEDELLISREKGNAGRGINIAVVNYKTGAVTSTKCFDMWEGDHSGEMMTFIKNAPEGSLLLMATYYDGSVGLKNDARNLVKELGSKEIWNMKFRSSWAFIGAKGFKLPDDTQKEKINHSDKKSNRYGGWPAEIQIEGCIPRNLI